A section of the Pyxidicoccus xibeiensis genome encodes:
- a CDS encoding SDR family NAD(P)-dependent oxidoreductase, with the protein MAEMSYRTALVTGASSGLGRGLALWLAKRGLRVFAAGRRLPQLQALAAEAQAAGATVEPLELDVTQADATMERIRELDGECGGLDLVVANAGIGGITHGKRLQWERVRAIIDTNVTGAAATLSAVLPQMVERRRGHVVGISSLAAFRGLAGHGAYSASKAFLATFMESLRVDLSGTGVRVTCVYPGFVKSEMTAQNAFPMPFLMETDAAVDLMGRGILRGETELSFPWQLALPTRLVKVLPNSLFDAAARRLR; encoded by the coding sequence ATGGCGGAGATGAGCTACCGGACGGCGCTGGTGACGGGGGCCTCGAGCGGCCTGGGCCGCGGGCTGGCGCTGTGGCTGGCCAAGCGGGGCCTGCGCGTGTTCGCCGCCGGACGGCGCCTTCCGCAGCTCCAGGCCCTGGCCGCCGAGGCCCAGGCGGCCGGCGCCACGGTGGAGCCGCTGGAGCTGGACGTCACCCAGGCCGACGCCACGATGGAGCGCATCCGCGAGCTCGACGGCGAGTGCGGCGGGCTGGACCTGGTGGTGGCCAACGCCGGCATCGGCGGCATCACCCACGGCAAGCGCCTCCAGTGGGAGCGCGTGCGCGCCATCATCGACACCAACGTCACCGGCGCCGCCGCCACGCTGAGCGCCGTGCTGCCGCAGATGGTGGAGCGGCGGCGCGGGCACGTGGTGGGCATCTCCAGCCTCGCGGCCTTCCGGGGGCTGGCGGGCCATGGCGCCTACTCCGCCTCCAAGGCCTTCCTGGCCACCTTCATGGAGAGCCTGCGCGTGGACCTGAGCGGCACCGGCGTGCGCGTCACCTGCGTCTACCCCGGCTTCGTGAAGAGCGAGATGACGGCGCAGAACGCCTTCCCCATGCCCTTCCTCATGGAGACGGACGCGGCCGTGGACCTGATGGGCCGGGGCATCCTCCGGGGGGAGACGGAGCTGTCCTTCCCCTGGCAGCTCGCCCTCCCCACGCGCCTGGTGAAGGTGCTGCCCAACTCCCTCTTCGACGCGGCCGCGCGCCGGCTGCGCTGA
- a CDS encoding response regulator, which translates to MTVWNCVMAVDDDADILLAFKDVLEMEGYCVMLARSGREALDLLQRGARPAVILLDLMMPDVSGWEFRERQLADPSLASLPVVVISGQGVSARDVATLGVAGYLKKPVDLEQLLGTVERYVRPRQSQPQHA; encoded by the coding sequence ATGACGGTGTGGAACTGCGTGATGGCCGTCGATGACGACGCGGACATCCTGCTCGCCTTCAAGGACGTGCTGGAGATGGAGGGCTATTGCGTGATGCTGGCCCGCAGCGGCCGCGAGGCGCTGGACCTCCTGCAGCGGGGCGCGCGCCCGGCCGTCATCCTGCTGGACCTGATGATGCCGGACGTCAGTGGCTGGGAGTTCCGCGAGCGGCAGCTCGCCGACCCCTCGCTGGCCTCGCTCCCCGTGGTGGTCATCTCCGGCCAGGGCGTGAGCGCGCGCGACGTGGCCACCCTGGGCGTGGCCGGCTACCTCAAGAAGCCGGTGGACCTGGAGCAACTGCTGGGCACCGTTGAGCGCTACGTGCGGCCGCGGCAGTCCCAGCCACAGCACGCGTGA
- a CDS encoding LysM peptidoglycan-binding domain-containing protein: MSLLRFRLRDGHREYLILEAHEPFPEGHEDVSAGRGWWLERHLHQLSRDEGNLRTLRNVLYAHGHLASFGPLSTEQVARQAAALFSLGSLRLARAPLPLSTQAPAFPEALLAVAPPPTQEEPRWLKVQVLDDVSGAPVAGLKLRILLSDDSEKQATTDSDGLIELKGIPPGHATVSSDLEGATLAETLALVKVEGLPPPRDEEAEAGDAGSKPRFLARLIEHRVRDGETLESVAERYETTVDALGQFNWSTTEPAQIQRHLYLDVGCTVRKGGKFVFTRRDSPGILFVPQPLSLRRLAVERHHTLRVKQAYEPRGYLFSA; this comes from the coding sequence ATGAGCCTCCTGCGCTTCCGGCTCCGCGACGGGCACCGCGAGTACCTCATCCTCGAGGCGCATGAGCCCTTTCCCGAGGGTCATGAGGACGTCTCCGCCGGTCGTGGGTGGTGGCTGGAGCGCCACCTCCACCAGCTCTCGCGGGATGAGGGCAACCTGCGCACGCTGCGCAACGTCCTCTACGCGCATGGCCACCTGGCGTCGTTCGGCCCGCTGTCCACGGAGCAGGTCGCGCGGCAGGCCGCCGCGCTGTTCTCACTCGGGAGCCTGCGACTGGCGCGAGCCCCCCTGCCCCTTTCCACGCAGGCGCCCGCCTTCCCCGAGGCGCTGCTGGCCGTGGCCCCTCCCCCCACCCAGGAGGAGCCGCGCTGGCTGAAGGTGCAGGTCCTGGACGACGTCAGCGGCGCGCCCGTGGCCGGCCTCAAGCTGCGCATCCTGCTCTCCGACGACTCGGAGAAGCAGGCCACCACCGACTCCGACGGCCTCATCGAGCTGAAGGGCATTCCCCCGGGCCATGCCACCGTGAGCTCGGACCTGGAAGGCGCGACGCTGGCGGAGACGCTGGCCCTGGTGAAGGTGGAGGGCCTGCCGCCGCCGCGCGACGAGGAGGCGGAGGCGGGCGACGCGGGTTCGAAGCCGCGCTTCCTCGCGCGCCTCATCGAGCACCGCGTCCGGGACGGAGAGACGCTGGAGAGCGTGGCCGAGCGGTACGAGACGACCGTGGACGCACTGGGGCAGTTCAACTGGAGCACCACCGAGCCGGCGCAGATTCAGCGCCACCTCTACCTCGACGTGGGCTGCACGGTGCGCAAGGGCGGGAAGTTCGTGTTCACCCGCCGCGACTCGCCCGGCATCCTCTTCGTGCCGCAACCACTGTCGCTGCGCCGGCTGGCGGTGGAGCGCCACCACACCCTGCGCGTGAAGCAGGCCTACGAGCCCCGCGGCTACCTGTTCTCGGCCTGA